The proteins below are encoded in one region of Sminthopsis crassicaudata isolate SCR6 chromosome 1, ASM4859323v1, whole genome shotgun sequence:
- the LOC141550627 gene encoding uncharacterized protein LOC141550627 isoform X2 codes for MLDQEGLRSCPPGEIRLEMKERTTELNLSVVETQEQRFMNDDPCGFTWTETWATHDRMHTGEKPYKCNQCGKGFRQKSVLTIHQRIHIGKKPYECDQCGKGFRKRRSLTVHQRIHTGEKLYECDQCGKVFTQRGCLSVHQGIHTGEKPYECNHCGKGFRQRGALSLHQRIHTGEKPFICNQCEKAFRRKETLIRHQRIHTGDKPYVCNKCGKAFRGKEGLIRHQRIHTGDKPYECNQCGKAFTQSGCLSVHLRTHTGDKPYECNECGKAFTDRRALTVHQRIHSGEKPFVCNQCEKAFTRKEALIRHQRIHTGDKPFECNECRKSFRDRKTLTVHQRIHTGVKPYECKQCGKAFTKSGALTVHQRNHTGEKPYDCKQCGKAFTRKDVLIVHQRIHTC; via the coding sequence gagAAATCAGacttgaaatgaaggaaagaactaCAGAGCTCAACCTTTCAGTGGTAGAAACTCAAGAGCAAAGATTCATGAATGATGATCCCTGTGGCTTTACTTGGACAGAAACCTGGGCTACACATGACAGAATGCATAcgggagagaaaccttataaatgtaaccaatgtggaaagggtTTTAGACAAAAGAGTGTTCTTactatacatcagagaatccacattggaaagaagccttatgaatgtgaCCAGTGTGGAAAGGGTTTTAGGAAAAGGAGAAGTCTTActgtccatcagagaatccacactggagagaaactttaTGAGTGTGACCAGTGTGGAAAGGTTTTCACACAGAGGGGATGTCTTTCTGTACATCAgggaatccacactggagaaaagccttatgaGTGTAATCATTGTGGAAAGGGATTTAGACAAAGGGGAGCTCTTAGtctacatcagagaatccacactggagagaaaccttttataTGCAATCAATGCGAAAAGGCTTTCAGAAGAAAGGAAACTCTAATTAGACACCAGAGAATACATACTGGAGATAAACCTTATGTATGTAATaaatgtggaaaggcctttagaGGAAAGGAAGGTCTAAttagacatcagagaatccacactggagataaaccttatgaatgtaatcaatgtggaaaggctttcacacagaGTGGATGTCTTTCTGTACACCTGAGAACACACACTGGAGATAAACCTTacgaatgtaatgaatgtggaaaggcttttacagaCAGGAGagctcttactgtacatcagagaatccacagtgGAGAAAAACCTTTTGTATGTAATcaatgtgaaaaggcttttacaagAAAGGAAGCTCTAATTAGACACCAGAGAATACATACTGGAGAtaaaccttttgaatgtaatgaatgtagAAAGTCTTTTAGAGATAGGAAAACTCTTActgtccatcagagaatccacactggagtgaaaccttatgaatgtaagcagtgtggaaaggcttttacaaaaAGTGGAGCTCTTACTGTCCATCAGAGAaaccacactggagagaaaccttatgactgtaagcagtgtggaaaggcttttacaagAAAGGATGTTCTTATTGTGCATCAAAGAATCCACACTTGTTAA